In SAR324 cluster bacterium, the sequence AAGATAAACCGTCCAAACAATTGGTGAGTATCCCGCATCAATATTGAGCCAACTTAATTGATCAGGCTGCGGTAAAACGTTCTCGTAAACTGGAAAAATGAATGTAACGAATAGACGATCGAGCACAATCACAAGCAGCATGCAAATAATTGCGATCCGTAATGATAGATTGCTGGTTAGTAGTTTGATGATCGGCTGGAAGAAACCGCTACCGATCGTCGCATCTGCTCGGATTGCTTGTGACTGCATGATCGTGAAAGCTTAGCCTATTTTCTTGAGAATTATTTTAGACTTCATCTGGTGAAATTTGTTTTTGATAACGGATCCTGCCTTCGTTCGTTTCTAGAATAGCTTGGAATGTGGGTTTGTGCTCTAGTTCTAACTTTTCTTCCTCATCCATTTCGTAAATAGTCTTAGCTCGCTTAGCCGTAACAAGAACTTTCTCAAAAAGATTGATTCCATCTTGTTTGCTATGTTCTTCCATAAATTTAAGATAGTCCGAATTCATATAAGTCTCCGAAAGAATGTTTTGGTGTGAATTAACGAATCTGTCTAAGAAGATCCCCAGCTTCTTGCTGAAAAGGAGAGTCTTTCATCTCAGAAAGTTTGCTCAAATAGCCGGTGGCTTCTTCTTTTTTGTTCTGGTTCAAACTGATGCGGGCAAGATTGCGCAAGCGCAAATCATCCCAACGGGCATTATCGAGTTGTAGAAGATACTTACGTGCCTCGTCAATTTTACCCTG encodes:
- a CDS encoding DNA-directed RNA polymerase subunit omega; its protein translation is MNSDYLKFMEEHSKQDGINLFEKVLVTAKRAKTIYEMDEEEKLELEHKPTFQAILETNEGRIRYQKQISPDEV